A part of Misgurnus anguillicaudatus chromosome 6, ASM2758022v2, whole genome shotgun sequence genomic DNA contains:
- the LOC141364238 gene encoding histone H3-like, with protein MARTKQTARKSTGGKAPRKQLATKAARKSAPATGGVKKPHRYRPGTVALREIRRYQKSTELLIRKLPFQRLVREIAQDFKTDLRFQSSAVMALQESSEAYLVGLFEDTNLCAIHAKRVTIMPKDIQLARRIRGERA; from the coding sequence ATGGCAAGAACAAAGCAGACCGCTCGTAAATCCACCGGAGGCAAAGCGCCCAGGAAGCAGCTCGCCACTAAAGCTGCCCGTAAGAGCGCCCCAGCCACCGGCGGTGTGAAGAAGCCTCATCGTTACAGGCCCGGTACCGTAGCGCTGAGAGAAATCCGCCGCTATCAGAAGTCTACTGAGCTGCTGATCCGTAAGTTGCCTTTCCAGCGTCTGGTGAGAGAAATCGCCCAGGACTTCAAGACTGATCTGCGCTTCCAGAGCTCCGCCGTCATGGCCCTGCAGGAGTCCAGCGAAGCTTATCTGGTCGGTCTGTTTGAGGACACCAACCTGTGTGCCATCCACGCCAAGAGGGTAACAATCATGCCCAAAGACATCCAGCTGGCTCGCCGCATTCGTGGAGAGCGCGCTTAA
- the LOC129433181 gene encoding histone H2B-like produces the protein MPEPAKSAPKKGSKKAVAKTAGKGGKKRKRSRKESYAIYVYKVLKQVHPDTGISSKAMGIMNSFVNDIFERIAGESSRLAHYNKRSTITSREIQTAVRLLLPGELAKHAVSEGTKAVTKYTSSK, from the coding sequence ATGCCTGAGCCAGCGAAGTCCGCGCCTAAGAAGGGGTCCAAGAAGGCCGTTGCTAAAACCGCAGGAAAGGGCGGTAAGAAGCGCAAGAGGTCCAGGAAGGAGAGCTATGCTATCTACGTCTACAAGGTTCTGAAGCAGGTTCATCCTGACACCGGGATTTCCTCTAAGGCCATGGGGATCATGAACTCTTTCGTCAATGATATTTTCGAGCGTATTGCCGGTGAGTCCTCTCGTCTCGCTCACTATAACAAGCGCTCCACCATCACATCGAGAGAGATCCAGACCGCCGTGCGTCTGCTGCTGCCCGGTGAGCTCGCCAAACACGCCGTGTCTGAGGGAACAAAGGCCGTCACCAAGTACACCAGCTCCAAATAA
- the LOC129433167 gene encoding histone H1-like, with the protein MAETAPAAAAPPAKTPKKKSAAKAKKTGPSVGDLIVKAVSASKERSGASLAALKKTLAAGGYDVEKKNTRVKIAIKNLVTKGTLVQTKGTGASGSFKLNKQQAETKKKPAKKAAPKAKKPAAAKKPKTAATKKTAAKKSPKKAKKPAATAAKKATKSPKKAKKPAAPKKAAKSPKKAKAAKPKTTKPKAAKPKKAAPKKK; encoded by the coding sequence ATGGCTGAAACGGCTCCAGCTGCTGCCGCCCCGCCGGCCAAAACACCCAAGAAGAAATCCGCTGCGAAAGCCAAGAAAACTGGACCAAGTGTGGGTGACCTCATCGTCAAAGCTGTTTCGGCTTCCAAGGAGAGGAGCGGCGCCTCTCTCGCCGCCCTGAAGAAAACGCTCGCCGCCGGTGGTTACGACGTGGAGAAGAAAAACACCCGCGTCAAAATCGCCATCAAGAACCTCGTGACTAAAGGCACTCTGGTCCAGACTAAAGGAACCGGCGCTTCCGGGTCTTTTAAACTGAACAAACAGCAAGCAGAGACGAAGAAGAAACCAGCGAAGAAAGCCGCTCCTAAAGCAAAGAAACCCGCCGCTGCCAAGAAGCCCAAGACTGCAGCGACAAAGAAGACCGCCGCTAAGAAATCACCCAAGAAAGCGAAGAAACCAGCCGCCACCGCCGCTAAAAAGGCAACAAAGAGCCCCAAGAAAGCAAAGAAGCCAGCGGCTCCTAAGAAAGCAGCGAAGAGCCCCAAGAAAGCGAAGGCTGCTAAACCCAAGACGACAAAGCCCAAAGCAGCCAAGCCTAAAAAGGCAGCacctaaaaagaaataa
- the LOC129433951 gene encoding histone H4 produces MSGRGKGGKGLGKGGAKRHRKVLRDNIQGITKPAIRRLARRGGVKRISGLIYEETRGVLKVFLENVIRDAVTYTEHAKRKTVTAMDVVYALKRQGRTLYGFGG; encoded by the coding sequence ATGTCAGGAAGAGGAAAAGGCGGTAAAGGACTCGGCAAAGGAGGCGCTAAGCGTCATCGCAAGGTTTTGCGGGATAACATCCAGGGAATCACCAAACCAGCAATCCGTCGTCTCGCTCGCCGTGGTGGAGTCAAGCGTATCTCCGGTCTGATCTACGAGGAGACTCGCGGTGTGCTGAAGGTATTTTTGGAGAACGTCATTCGTGACGCCGTCACCTACACTGAGCACGCAAAGAGAAAGACCGTCACCGCCATGGATGTCGTCTATGCTCTGAAGCGACAGGGTCGCACTCTGTACGGTTTCGGAGGTTAA